From one Anabas testudineus chromosome 18, fAnaTes1.2, whole genome shotgun sequence genomic stretch:
- the snapc2 gene encoding uncharacterized protein snapc2 isoform X2, with translation MSCAHFKLKKKRLEEKKVKKPIEMWTHMASAVAGTLEDSISSAFSQMLIVSSTEPRTLRNCDPPQVHRQSTGENSPIGRTVPFRPMPRLPVQDGTNTAHSLLVLKSPMPTMGPAGGLPAPSQVVKMLIGKIPSQHQPSSTAGVSFAETSTSQSAATSYHLGTAEKLIVSSTSRQSTSHIVNQVRGHISASSMRTVVVKSQRNGSPVILTTQQRSEPQTTSICTSSVIKSISSSPHTPVCSSTTSLISVASSVPASVASSSSATSGCISAHTVPPLSTPATVFHAMFGRTSKYATTDSPRTFGVKCVVDFERIYHYLSVIHKPEKDCHLTPMESAIVLDLLMSLSEELSLLDCKKLHKHMIQVYHSLSSADSSIASEMFKHLTDGVSVQTEAQRGEERPQHTAQNAESSDVMDSGGTKLQPNGEGKQGAPEKTISHSVEADIMGCCPPLNPFLVPLKLLMRR, from the exons ATGTCATGTGCACATTTTAAGCTGAAAAAGAAGAGGTTGGAGGAGAAAAAGGTTAAAAAGCCCATTGAGATGTGGACACATATGGCTTCTGCTGTAGCTGGAACTCTTGAAGACTCAATTTCCAGTGCTTTCTCCCAG ATGCTGATAGTTTCATCCACGGAGCCTCGAACACTGAGAAACTGTGACCCTCCCCAGGTGCACAGACAATCCACAGGTGAAAACAGCCCTATTGGTCGCACCGTCCCTTTTAGACCGATGCCTCGGTTGCCAGTCCAAG ATGGCACCAACACAGCACATTCTCTTCTTGTACTTAAGAGTCCAATGCCAACCATGGGTCCAGCAGGAGGACTTCCAGCACCATCCCAAGTGGTCAAAATGCTAATCGGCAAAATCCCATCCCAGCACCAGCCTTCCTCCACAGCTGGAGTCTCATTCGCTGAGACTTCTACATCTCAGTCTGCTGCTACCTCCTACCACCTGGGTACAGCAGAAAAATTAATAGTCTCTTCTACATCCCGACAGTCTACCTCTCACATTGTGAATCAAGTGAGAGGACACATCTCTGCCAGTTCTATGCGTACAGTAGTGGTAAAGAGCCAGAGGAATGGCAGTCCTGTAATCCTGACTACCCAACAGCGCTCAGAGCCGCAGACCACTTCTATTTGTACCAGTTCTGTTATTAAGTCCATTTCTTCTAGTCCTCACACACCCGTTTGTTCCTCTACTACCAGTCTCATCTCTGTCGCTAGTAGTGTCCCAGCTTCTGTCGCCTCTTCCAGTTCTGCCACCTCCGGCTGCATCTCTGCCCATACAGTGCCCCCACTCTCTACTCCTGCTACGGTATTTCATGCTATGTTTGGTCGCACCAGCAAATACGCCACAACAGACAGCCCCAGAACATTTGGTGTCAAATGTGTAGTGGACTTTGAGAGGATCTATCACTATCTGAGTGTCATCCATAAACCAGAAAAGGACTGCCATCTCACTCCTATGG AGAGTGCTATAGTTTTGGATCTCTTGATGTCTCTCTCAGAGGAACTCTCTCTGCTGGACTGCAAAAAACTTCACAAACATATGATCCAG GTGTATCACTCTCTCTCATCTGCTGACTCTAGCATTGCAAGTGAAATGTTTAAACACCTGACAGATGGAGTCTCTGttcagacagaggcacagagaggagaggagagaccgCAGCATACTGCTCAGAATGCTGAAAGCAGTGATGTAATGGACAGTGGAGGGACAAAACTGCAGCCAAATGGGGAAGGTAAACAGGGAGCACCAGAGAAGACAATTAGCCACTCAGTGGAAGCAGACATCATGGGATGCTGCCCCCCACTAAACCCTTTTCTGGTTCCACTGAAACTGTTGATGCGCAGATAG